From Opisthocomus hoazin isolate bOpiHoa1 chromosome 10, bOpiHoa1.hap1, whole genome shotgun sequence, a single genomic window includes:
- the FAM219B gene encoding protein FAM219B isoform X1 gives MATGGGGGHGAASGPGGRGGPGLVRAEGKRPSEATDAVEKRGPYIMSKPLSVHAKLQRRRELAKAALQRQGVLGGPAPHQPKPAAKRSVKFKKGYAALSQTADESLVSLDSDSDGEPGSRCSSGYSSAEQVNQDLSRQLLQDGYHLDEVPDDEDLDLIPPKPLTSSSCPCCFGENLSCVVQ, from the exons ggcggccatggCGCTGCGAGCGgacccggcgggcgggggggcccgggg ctggttcGGGCCGAAGGCAAGAGGCCGAGCGAGGCGACGGACGCGGTGGAGAAGAGGGGGCCGTACATCATGAGCAAGCCTCTGTCCGTTCACGCCAAGCTGC AGAGGCGGCGCGAGCTGGCGAAGGCGGCGCTGCAAaggcagggggtgctggggggacccGCGCCGCACCAGCCGAAGCCGGCGGCGAAAAG GTCGGTGAAGTTTAAGAAGGGCTACGCAGCGCTCAGCCAGACGGCAGATGAGAGCCTGGTCTCCCTCGATTCGGACAG TGATGGGGAGCCGGGATCCAGATGTTCCTCGGGCTACTCCTCCGCCGAG caGGTGAACCAGGACCTGAgccggcagctgctgcaggacgGGTACCACCTTGACGAGGTCCCCGACGACGAAGACCTGGACCTCATTCCCCCGAAACCCCTCACCTCCTCTTCTTGCCCCTGTTGCTTCGGAGAAAATCTCTCCTGCGTGGTCCAGTAG
- the FAM219B gene encoding protein FAM219B isoform X3: MATGGGGGHGAASGPGGRGGPGLVRAEGKRPSEATDAVEKRGPYIMSKPLSVHAKLQRRRELAKAALQRQGVLGGPAPHQPKPAAKSDGEPGSRCSSGYSSAEQVNQDLSRQLLQDGYHLDEVPDDEDLDLIPPKPLTSSSCPCCFGENLSCVVQ, translated from the exons ggcggccatggCGCTGCGAGCGgacccggcgggcgggggggcccgggg ctggttcGGGCCGAAGGCAAGAGGCCGAGCGAGGCGACGGACGCGGTGGAGAAGAGGGGGCCGTACATCATGAGCAAGCCTCTGTCCGTTCACGCCAAGCTGC AGAGGCGGCGCGAGCTGGCGAAGGCGGCGCTGCAAaggcagggggtgctggggggacccGCGCCGCACCAGCCGAAGCCGGCGGCGAAAAG TGATGGGGAGCCGGGATCCAGATGTTCCTCGGGCTACTCCTCCGCCGAG caGGTGAACCAGGACCTGAgccggcagctgctgcaggacgGGTACCACCTTGACGAGGTCCCCGACGACGAAGACCTGGACCTCATTCCCCCGAAACCCCTCACCTCCTCTTCTTGCCCCTGTTGCTTCGGAGAAAATCTCTCCTGCGTGGTCCAGTAG
- the FAM219B gene encoding protein FAM219B isoform X4, translating to MATGGGGGHGAASGPGGRGGPGLVRAEGKRPSEATDAVEKRGPYIMSKPLSVHAKLQRRRELAKAALQRQGVLGGPAPHQPKPAAKSDGEPGSRCSSGYSSAEVNQDLSRQLLQDGYHLDEVPDDEDLDLIPPKPLTSSSCPCCFGENLSCVVQ from the exons ggcggccatggCGCTGCGAGCGgacccggcgggcgggggggcccgggg ctggttcGGGCCGAAGGCAAGAGGCCGAGCGAGGCGACGGACGCGGTGGAGAAGAGGGGGCCGTACATCATGAGCAAGCCTCTGTCCGTTCACGCCAAGCTGC AGAGGCGGCGCGAGCTGGCGAAGGCGGCGCTGCAAaggcagggggtgctggggggacccGCGCCGCACCAGCCGAAGCCGGCGGCGAAAAG TGATGGGGAGCCGGGATCCAGATGTTCCTCGGGCTACTCCTCCGCCGAG GTGAACCAGGACCTGAgccggcagctgctgcaggacgGGTACCACCTTGACGAGGTCCCCGACGACGAAGACCTGGACCTCATTCCCCCGAAACCCCTCACCTCCTCTTCTTGCCCCTGTTGCTTCGGAGAAAATCTCTCCTGCGTGGTCCAGTAG
- the FAM219B gene encoding protein FAM219B isoform X2, which yields MATGGGGGHGAASGPGGRGGPGLVRAEGKRPSEATDAVEKRGPYIMSKPLSVHAKLQRRRELAKAALQRQGVLGGPAPHQPKPAAKRSVKFKKGYAALSQTADESLVSLDSDSDGEPGSRCSSGYSSAEVNQDLSRQLLQDGYHLDEVPDDEDLDLIPPKPLTSSSCPCCFGENLSCVVQ from the exons ggcggccatggCGCTGCGAGCGgacccggcgggcgggggggcccgggg ctggttcGGGCCGAAGGCAAGAGGCCGAGCGAGGCGACGGACGCGGTGGAGAAGAGGGGGCCGTACATCATGAGCAAGCCTCTGTCCGTTCACGCCAAGCTGC AGAGGCGGCGCGAGCTGGCGAAGGCGGCGCTGCAAaggcagggggtgctggggggacccGCGCCGCACCAGCCGAAGCCGGCGGCGAAAAG GTCGGTGAAGTTTAAGAAGGGCTACGCAGCGCTCAGCCAGACGGCAGATGAGAGCCTGGTCTCCCTCGATTCGGACAG TGATGGGGAGCCGGGATCCAGATGTTCCTCGGGCTACTCCTCCGCCGAG GTGAACCAGGACCTGAgccggcagctgctgcaggacgGGTACCACCTTGACGAGGTCCCCGACGACGAAGACCTGGACCTCATTCCCCCGAAACCCCTCACCTCCTCTTCTTGCCCCTGTTGCTTCGGAGAAAATCTCTCCTGCGTGGTCCAGTAG